Proteins found in one Aethina tumida isolate Nest 87 chromosome 1, icAetTumi1.1, whole genome shotgun sequence genomic segment:
- the LOC109608492 gene encoding A disintegrin and metalloproteinase with thrombospondin motifs adt-1 has translation MKGLFGRTVYMLCFFGIVKTKEIYKDLQKQLSPLEWQTLLGNSNTDHNYTITYPIHIPPGEEREDSGEISSNEELVHRLHIKAPDHNQNFNLELLPSPNLLANNFEFLETFSNGSFPLFLHEEDSKCYFRGERSALSLCNGVRGIVHMDNEDYYIIQPLPRRFHNENSNPHILIKRKHDKASIVDHECTQNNELRLDGNAKDSAKDKLRRRKREAFPPGAPVFVETAVFVDRDLFEHMKTNFPIDTERELIRFVLAMINAVQLLYHDPSLGRPVNFVLKRLDILKEEAAGLIRPPDIDRFLSNFCNWQRTKNPIGDREPSHWDHALILTGLDLYVRGKHGKISSQVVGLAPVAGMCTATSSCTVNEGRHFESVYVVAHEIGHNLGMRHDGPLADNDCDPSSYIMSPTLGSGKITWSACSRRYLQKFLDTTQSRCLLDHGSSSGQLDHSAEGALPGERFDANQQCMLKYGRGSRHSSQQPLDDVCRDLHCERERYTWTSHPALEGTLCGKNMWCRGGRCISKGLILSAAYTAAQQSSSRDEKINGGWSKWRPFSDCASGCLFGEEGRLRSGSTGIMMSERICNNPRPQGGLDCDGPDRKFQACNAQQCLNVPRLSIREFAEQICSRARDVDKDLTGSGMQKISSDPEEACVVWCQKLNGGTKSRGWTFPDGTACQTRRNRYGRASYCINGRCEEFVCDPYDEAPYAQNPDLCPVDRDDNEVIRRTGLRRRESPIRWKSASGCHYNCIAPGSGIRLVMAKGKFSRSSIQLCQPDQYGCGRVKTPFQHASMVCNKYKDRVRRLSGLGMQISPAIEDPDRPCRVACQDENISHRFYLVNGEEGWFPFGTDCTRGTSDKKAYCISGKCLEFGTDDTPVSESEFTLPLLSRSKRSLHKNSTRITATLNQEQLDEIIDGLNRTISGNARTNGKYFDIDLTNPIHINMEMDPEQYSEKYFRSNNEYDYINYA, from the exons ATTTATAAAGATCTTCAGAAACAACTGAGTCCCTTAGAATGGCAAACTCTTTTAGGAAATTCGAATACag ATCACAATTATACAATAACATATCCGATTCATATCCCACCCGGAGAGGAAAGAGAAGATTCCGGAGAGATTTCGTCCAATGAAGAATTGGTGCATCGATTGCATATAAAAGCCCCTGAtcacaatcaaaattttaacctTGAATTATTACCTAGTCCTAATTTATTAgccaataattttgaatttttggaaACGTTCAGTAACGGATCGTTCCCGTTGTTCCTACATGAGGAAGACAGCAAATGCTACTTTAGGGGCGAACGAAGCGCTCTTAGTCTGTGTAACGGAGTT AGAGGAATCGTCCACATGGACAATGAagactattatattatacaaccACTGCCTAGGAGGTTCCACAATGAGAACTCCAATccacatatattaattaaaagaaagcaCGATAAAGCCTCAATTGTCGATCATGAGTGTACGCAAAATAATGAATTGAGGCTTGACGGTAATGCCAAAGACTCAGCCAAAGACAAATTAAGGAGGAGAAAACGTGAGGCTTTTCCACCTGGGGCACCTGTGTTCGTTGAAACTGCCGTATTCGTAGATAGAGATTTGTTCGAACATATGAAAACTAATTTTCCTATCGACACAGAAAGAGAACTGATTAGATTTGTATTAGCTATGATAAACGCTGTACAATTACTCTATCACGACCCAAGTTTGGGGAGACCTGtcaattttgtgttaaaaagGTTGGATATATTGAAAGAGGAAGCTGCTGGTTTGATCCGACCTCCGGATATCGACAGATTTTTGTCCAATTTCTGTAACTGGCAAAGAACTAAAAATCCTATTGGCGATAGAGAACCCTCCCATTGGGATCATGCGTTAATTTTAACAGGTTTGGATCTGTACGTTAGGGGAAAGCATGGTAAAATTTCCAGCCAAGTAGTAG GTCTGGCCCCAGTGGCAGGAATGTGTACAGCAACAAGTAGTTGTACTGTTAATGAAGGTCGACATTTTGAGAGTGTTTATGTGGTTGCACACGAAATTGGACACAA tttgggTATGAGGCACGATGGTCCATTAGCTGATAATGACTGTGATCCCAGTAGTTACATTATGTCTCCTACATTAGGGAGTGGGAAGATCACTTGGTCCGCTTGTAGTAGAAGATACCTTCAAAAGTTTTTAGA CACAACCCAATCTAGATGTTTACTTGATCACGGCAGTTCTTCCGGTCAATTAGATCATAGCGCTGAAGGAGCATTACCTGGGGAAAGATTTGACGCCAATCAACAAT GCATGCTTAAATACGGAAGGGGGAGTAGACACTCATCCCAGCAGCCACTAGACGACGTTTGTAGAGATCTCCACTGCGAAAGAGAGAGATATACTTGGACTTCCCATCCAGCTTTGGAAGGCACGTTGTGTGGAAAAAATATG TGGTGTAGAGGAGGTAGATGTATTTCTAAAGGATTGATTTTAAGTGCCGCATATACCGCGGCACAGCAATCTTCAAGTCgagatgaaaaaataaatggggGTTGGAGTAAGTGGAGGCCATTTAGTGACTGTGCCTCCGGCTGTTTGTTTGGCGAAGAAGGAAGACTAAGAAGTGGAAGTACTGGAATCATGATGTCAGAACGTATTTGCAATAACCCaag aCCTCAGGGTGGATTGGACTGTGACGGACCGGATAGAAAGTTCCAGGCATGTAATGCCCAGCAATGTTTAAATGTTCCAAGATTGAGTATACGTGAATTTGCTGAACAAATATGCAGTCGTGCTAGAGATGTGGATAAAGACTTGACAGGATCGGGGATGCAAAAAATAAGCTCGGAcc CGGAGGAAGCGTGTGTGGTGTGGTGTCAGAAACTGAACGGTGGCACGAAATCGCGTGGTTGGACATTTCCCGACGGTACGGCGTGTCAGACACGTAGAAACCGCTACGGTCGCGCTAGTTATTGCATCAATGGTCGTTGCGAGGAGTTCGTTTGTGATCCTTACGATGAGGCTCCCTATGCTCAAAATCCGGACTTGTGTCCTGTGGATAGGGATGACAATGAGGTCATCCGAAGAACAGGTCTTCGGCGAAGAGAGAGTCCGATACGATGGAAGAGTGCCAGTGGATGTCACTACAATTGTATTGCCCCGGGAAGTGGTATAAGGTTGGTGATGGCTAAAGGAAAGTTCAGTAGAAGCAGCATCCAATTGTGTCAACCTGACCAATAT GGTTGTGGTAGAGTCAAGACTCCTTTTCAGCACGCCTCGATGGTCTGTAATAAATACAAAGACAGAGTTCGCAGATTATCTGGTTTAGGAATGCAAATATCTCCAGCAATAG aggaTCCTGATAGACCTTGCAGAGTGGCATGTCAAGACGAGAACATATCACACAGATTTTATTTGGTGAATGGAGAAGAAGGTTGGTTTCCTTTCGGAACTGATTGCACCAGAGGAACTTCCGACAAGAAAGCATATTGTATCAGTGGTAAATGCCTT GAATTCGGCACAGATGATACACCCGTGTCAGAGAGCGAATTCACACTCCCACTTTTGTCCAGATCCAAAAGATCTCTTCACAAAAACTCGACAAGGATCACAGCTACTTTAAATCAAGAACAGTTAGATGAAATTATAGATGGGCTCAACCGTACTATTTCAG gtAATGCACGTACCAATGGGAAGTACTTTGACATTGATTTAACAAACCCAATTCATATAAACATGGAAATGGATCCCGAGCAGTATTCTGAAAAGTATTTTAGGTCTAATAATGAAtatgattatataaattacgcATAA